Sequence from the Pyrobaculum neutrophilum V24Sta genome:
ATCTTGACAGCATATCTCTCACGTATACAACGCCGCGGCCGGCCGGAGGCGGTGTCTCCAACATGGAGGCCAGCTGCTGTATCTCGTGGCTCTCCAGATCTCGGCCGCCCGGCCTCATGATCTTCATGCCGTTGTACTCGGGCGGGTTGTGAGACGCCGTTATCATGACCGCCGGCTTGTTGAGTACGTACGAGGCATAGTGCGTCACAGGCGTCGTGGAGGTCCCTATAAACACCACGTTGCTGGAGGATAGGAGCCCTCTAGACAGAGCCTCCGCGATCCTGAAGGAGTGGGTTCTCACGTCCATGCCCACTACGACGTCCTCGCCCCCGAAAAACTTAGAGATGGCTACCCCGATCTTCTCCACAAGCTCCATGGTTAGCTCTCTGTCGACGACGCCGCGTATGTCGTATGCCTTAAACACCGTCATGGCCCACCAACCACTACAAAGTTATATATTTTGACGGTGGTACACCTGTGAAGCTTGGCGGAGTTGCAGATCTGCCGCTACACGACGGCCAGGTGCCCCCCTGGCTACTCTCCCGCATGCGTAAGCTGGCGGCTCTGATGCTACACGTCATGAACGACCTCTACGGCCCGGACGGGATAGTGGAGAGGTTTGCACATCCCGTCTTCTTCCAGGCCTTCAACAACGTAATAGGCATGGACTGGGACAGCTCTGGGAGCACGACTGTGACGACGGCTGTGGTGAAGGAGGTTCTGCGCGACTCCCCCATCCCCGTCAGAGTGGCCGGGGGCAAGGGGCGCCGCGCCTTAGAAACGCCGGCTGAGCTTACAGAGATAGCGCGGCGTTTTGACCTAGACGCCGAAGCTCTCGTGACCGCCTCTAGGCTCACCGCCAAGGTGGACAACGCCTTGGTGCAAGACGGCTACCAGATATATCACCACGCCTTCTTCGTCTCAGCTTCAGGTAGGTGGGCCGTGGTACAGCAGGGGATGAACCCCGAGGTTAAGATGGCCCGGCGCTACCACTGGCTATCAACAGACGACTTCTTCAACAGCCCCCACACGGGGATAGTGGGGGTACGCCGCTCCAGAGTCCTCAACCTGGCGTCTAGATACAGCGCTGACGACAGAGCCGTCGTGTTGGAGCTGATAAACGGGGGGCCCCAGAGGGTCGCCAGGCACCTCGCCGCCCTTAGAGGCCAGACGACGCTTGTGGGAGCCGCCTACTACCACCCCTATATGAGGATAGACGTCGATGTCAGAGCCGTCTTGAGGAATCTGCCGCCTCCGGGCTCCGTGTCGAACTTCAGGGAGCTCCTGCTTAAACACGGGGTGGGGCCTAAAACGCTGAGGGCCCTGGCGCTTGTGGCCGAGGTTGTTTTTAAGGCCCCGGCCGACTGGAACGACCCCGCGGTGGACCCCTTCAAATTCGCCTTCGCGGTAGGGGGGAAAGACGGCGTGCCCTACCCAGTGGACAGGAGGACCTACGACGAGCTCATCGCGTTGCTGGACGCAGTAGTGGAGAGGGCAAGGGGCGACCCAGGGCTCTACCGCTACCTCTCCCACCTCGCCAAGAAGTCGGAGAGCTGGAGGTTTCCAGCGGAGAGGAAGAGGCCGACCTAGGGCGTTTCGAAGCAGGTGGGTCTGTACTGGGCCCACTGCGATATGCGGGCGGGGTCCTCCAGCACATATCTGCCCACGATCTCGAAGTCCGCCCCAGCCTCTATCGCGGCCCCCGGTCTGCCGCCCTGGGGCCCTATGCCCGGCGAGATGATCCTATAGCTACACCCTATCCTCTTCCTCGCCTGGGCGACCACCTCGGGCTGGTTGCCGGGGAGGACGAAGCCTCTGACGTCTTGCACGGAGTTTAGCAACTTCTCCCACATTTCGTCGTATATGGTAGGCGCGGTCATCTTGACTAGCACGTATACGTGTTGTCCCCTGGGGAGGGAGGGGTGGAGGAAGCCGTGGACGATTACACAACAAGCGCCTCTGTTGACGAGCTTCTCCACTACTCTGCTGGCGACGTGCGGCACATCCGCGATCTTTAGGTCGACGATCACGTTGCCGTATCTCGCAATTTCGCCTACTATGGAGATGCCCCCCTCGAATATCAAATCCCAGCCCACCTTGAACCCAGCCACGGCGCCTTTCAGCCTCTTCGCCACGTCGATGGCCTTTAGCACTTCTGTGTCTAGGGCAACAACCAGAGGAAGATTCGCCGCCATACGTCAAGCGTCGGCAACACTAGGTTTTAAACTTATGTGTTGCGCGGCAGGTGTCTATAAAAACAACGCCACACCTAGGGCTATGTGGCGCGGGAGAGATGTGATTTCTGCACGCGATTTCGGTAGGAGGGATCTCGAGGAGCTCTTTGAGACGGCTAGGTACATGGAGAAGTACTCAAAAAGCCGGCTGGAGTTCCTAAGGGGCAGGGTGATGGCAGTGGCGTTTTTCGAACCCTCGACGCGCACCAGGCTTAGCTTCGAAGTCGCCATGAGGAGGCTCGGGGGCGACGTCATCGGCTTCTGGGGCGCCGAGGGCACCAGCGTAGAGAAGGGCGAAACGCTTGTGGACACCGTCAAGATGTTGGACGCCTACTCCGACGTCATAGTGGTCAGGCACCGGTACGAGGGGGCATCTAAGCTGGCGGCCGAGGTGGCGGAGAGCCCTGTGATAAACGGCGGCGACGGCGCCTTCAACCACCCTACACAAGCCATGCTCGACGTGTACACCATGTGGAGGGAGTTCGGGACCGTCGATGGGCTAAACGTCGGGCTAATAGGCGATCTGAGACATGCGCGTACGGTAAACAGCCTCTTGGAGACCCTTACCAACTTCAGAGTAAGGGTCTACCTCATCTCGCCTGAGTATCTCCGCCCGCGTGTGGAGACCATCGACTACGTCCAGTCGAGGGGGCTCAAGCTCAGCTTCCACACCAACGTCGAGGAGGTCATCCACGAGCTGGACGTGTTATACGTCGTTAGGATCCAGAAGGAGCGGTTTATAGATCCGCTGGAGTATGAAAAGGTGAAAGGCAGCTACAGGATCACCGTCGACATGTTAAAAAACGCGAGGAGACACCTCATAATACTCCACCCCCTCCCCAGGGTCGACGAGATAGACCACCGAGTCGACGCGACGCCACACGCCAGATACTTCAGACAAGCGGCGTTGGGAGTGCCGCTGAGGATGGCCCTTCTGTACTTGATCCTGCAGTCATAACAACGGCCCCCGCCCTTTCGGCGAGTTGGCCCGGGGCTAGCGGCGGCGCTCTTCCCTGTAGACCGTAGCACGCCGTCGTATGCATAAATATATAGCTCAACTTTGTGCCGATGGCGGTAGATGTGGCGGTAGACGGGCCTCAGAGGTTTCTCGGGAGAGATGGGAAGACCGAGTTCGTGATACGGGAGGCCCAGATGGGGGATCTGCAGGACGTGGTAAATATCAACAGGAGGGTGCTCCCCGAGAATTACCCCGTCTGGTTCTTCGTGGAGCACCTCGAGCAGTTCCCGAAGGCCTTCGTGGTGGCCGAAGTCGGCGGCAGGGTGGTGGGCTACGTGATGTCGCGTGTAGAATACGGCTGGAGCAACATCGAGAAGGGGAGGCCGGCTAGGAAGGGCCATATCGTCTCCGTGGGCGTTCTGCCGGAGGCGAGGCGGCTCGGGATAGCCACGGCGATGTTGAAGAGGGCTATGAAGGCCTTGAAGACCTACTACGGCGCGTCTGAGGCATACCTAGAGGTGCGGGTGTCCAACAAGCCTGCTATATCCCTCTACGAGAAGCTCGGCTACAGAGTCGTGGGCAGAGTTCCGCGTTACTACAGCGACGGGGAGGACGCCTACATAATGGCCTGCACACTATAGAGGGCACAAAACAAAATATTTAAGTGGGAGAAGGTGGATGCTCGTGTTTAGCCCGTTGATCAAGTGGCAACTGAGGGGTATCGAGAAGACCGACCTCGACCCTCTGAAGTTTAGGGGGACAGCCAGGCTCTTCAACCTCCTGGGCTTGGGGGTTTTGAGCGCCGGCGGCGTTTTCACGGCGCTGGGGGCGCTCCCCCTCGGCCCTCTGTTCCTCGGCGTAGGGGCTCTGCTCTTCTTCTTCCCCAAGCTTGTGGTCTCTCTACGCGCCGGCTCCATCCGCGAGCTCTTGACCACCGAGATGGTTTTCTTCACGGCGCTTGTCCAGATGGCCTTCGCAACGAAGGCCCACCTGAACCTAGTCATCGAGAGGATGATGCGCTATAGGGAGCTCCCAGGCGTGAGAACCCTAGCGATAGCCGCGTGGAACAACGCCAAGATGATCGGCATGGAGCCGATGGACGCCATGAAACGCGCCGTGGAGAAGCTGGCCCCCCAGAAGCTGGTGTACCGCTTCAACTCCCTATACACCTCCCTCCGCATCGGCGAAGATATCGTGGCGAAGCTCTCCCTCTACATGGATATGGACATCGTGGAGTTCTCGACGGCTATGCAGAGGCGTATGGACAGGCTGACGTCCCTCATATCGTCCCTAGTGGTGGGCCTAGCGATGCTGTCGGTCACGGCGGTGGTCATCGGGAGAGGTAACCCGGCCATGCTCGTGCTAATGGGCGGCCTCCTCCCCGCCATCTTAGGCGTCGTCATGGCCCTCTTCATAAACGTGCCGCTTATGAAGATGGACTTTAGGATCCCCCCGCTCCTCTTTGGCATCGCCGCAGCCGTCGCCATGATCGTGCTGGGCTTCACGCCGATGTCCTTCTACGCGCCGCTCATCGCCTTCGGCATAGCACTGGCTGGGTGGGTTATCACGCGGGAGAGGGTCGACGCCAAGGCCTTCGAGAGGGGGTTCATGGACTTTGTATATACGGTGTTTGACGAGCTTAAGAGGGCCCCCTCCGTCTACCGA
This genomic interval carries:
- a CDS encoding orotidine 5'-phosphate decarboxylase / HUMPS family protein, yielding MAANLPLVVALDTEVLKAIDVAKRLKGAVAGFKVGWDLIFEGGISIVGEIARYGNVIVDLKIADVPHVASRVVEKLVNRGACCVIVHGFLHPSLPRGQHVYVLVKMTAPTIYDEMWEKLLNSVQDVRGFVLPGNQPEVVAQARKRIGCSYRIISPGIGPQGGRPGAAIEAGADFEIVGRYVLEDPARISQWAQYRPTCFETP
- a CDS encoding DUF763 domain-containing protein, which codes for MKLGGVADLPLHDGQVPPWLLSRMRKLAALMLHVMNDLYGPDGIVERFAHPVFFQAFNNVIGMDWDSSGSTTVTTAVVKEVLRDSPIPVRVAGGKGRRALETPAELTEIARRFDLDAEALVTASRLTAKVDNALVQDGYQIYHHAFFVSASGRWAVVQQGMNPEVKMARRYHWLSTDDFFNSPHTGIVGVRRSRVLNLASRYSADDRAVVLELINGGPQRVARHLAALRGQTTLVGAAYYHPYMRIDVDVRAVLRNLPPPGSVSNFRELLLKHGVGPKTLRALALVAEVVFKAPADWNDPAVDPFKFAFAVGGKDGVPYPVDRRTYDELIALLDAVVERARGDPGLYRYLSHLAKKSESWRFPAERKRPT
- the pyrB gene encoding aspartate carbamoyltransferase, with translation MWRGRDVISARDFGRRDLEELFETARYMEKYSKSRLEFLRGRVMAVAFFEPSTRTRLSFEVAMRRLGGDVIGFWGAEGTSVEKGETLVDTVKMLDAYSDVIVVRHRYEGASKLAAEVAESPVINGGDGAFNHPTQAMLDVYTMWREFGTVDGLNVGLIGDLRHARTVNSLLETLTNFRVRVYLISPEYLRPRVETIDYVQSRGLKLSFHTNVEEVIHELDVLYVVRIQKERFIDPLEYEKVKGSYRITVDMLKNARRHLIILHPLPRVDEIDHRVDATPHARYFRQAALGVPLRMALLYLILQS
- the rimI gene encoding ribosomal protein S18-alanine N-acetyltransferase, yielding MAVDVAVDGPQRFLGRDGKTEFVIREAQMGDLQDVVNINRRVLPENYPVWFFVEHLEQFPKAFVVAEVGGRVVGYVMSRVEYGWSNIEKGRPARKGHIVSVGVLPEARRLGIATAMLKRAMKALKTYYGASEAYLEVRVSNKPAISLYEKLGYRVVGRVPRYYSDGEDAYIMACTL